A window of the Nibribacter ruber genome harbors these coding sequences:
- the xseA gene encoding exodeoxyribonuclease VII large subunit: MGTYFQSYREEISLTVSTNRPLTLYEFNHRLREEIENALPHRYWIIAEISEARVHHGSGHCYLTLTDKEPGPKATLTAQARATIWKRQYQEIATFFEEQTGHPLKGGLKILFNASPRFHELYGFSLDIHDIDPTYTLGDLARQRQETILRLQKEGLLDLNKQQLLPEVPQRLAVISSPTAAGYQDFVSQLEHNPFGYSFQLTLFEASVQGAEAVSSIRAALNRVALQRPAFDAVIIIRGGGSQTDLLCFDRYELAATVAQMPLPVLTGIGHERDESITDLVAHTPLKTPTAVAAYLVDRCNEYEAKIETIFLQIKDAATALAVVEERRITQLTNQLQQRTNGFLQTRQFQLECQTRTLSDKPKNYLTQEQRHVMCEELRLTHSVEQLLRAKEAKQHQYLQTLEHESTQKVTAGQRKLTHIEHCVQHGSELRLQKAKLAFQKNQQRLLYGAKDHLQTKSHQLQIVAMDIRSHDPEVMLMRGYTLTYVNGKLLRSIEQLSPGDELKTRLLVGSLTSTVTNIQEPDLFN, encoded by the coding sequence AGTTCAACCACCGCCTGCGCGAGGAGATTGAGAACGCCCTGCCCCACCGGTATTGGATTATTGCCGAAATCTCTGAAGCCCGCGTGCACCACGGCAGCGGCCACTGCTACCTCACCCTCACCGACAAAGAACCCGGCCCCAAAGCCACGCTCACAGCCCAGGCCCGGGCCACCATCTGGAAACGACAGTACCAGGAAATCGCCACTTTCTTTGAGGAGCAGACGGGGCATCCGTTAAAGGGGGGCCTTAAGATTCTGTTCAACGCCAGCCCGCGGTTTCATGAGCTGTACGGCTTCAGCCTGGACATTCATGACATTGATCCCACCTACACCCTGGGAGATCTGGCCCGCCAGCGGCAGGAAACCATTCTCAGGCTGCAGAAAGAAGGGCTGTTAGACCTCAACAAGCAACAGCTCTTACCCGAAGTACCGCAGCGTCTGGCCGTCATCTCGTCGCCTACTGCTGCCGGCTACCAAGACTTCGTCTCGCAGTTGGAGCACAATCCGTTTGGTTATTCGTTCCAGTTGACCTTGTTTGAAGCCAGCGTGCAAGGCGCCGAAGCCGTCTCTTCCATCAGAGCGGCCTTAAACCGCGTGGCCTTGCAGCGCCCGGCCTTTGATGCCGTGATCATCATTCGCGGCGGAGGTTCGCAGACAGACTTGTTGTGCTTTGACCGGTATGAACTGGCCGCCACCGTGGCCCAGATGCCTTTGCCTGTGTTGACGGGTATTGGGCATGAGCGTGATGAGTCTATCACCGATTTAGTGGCCCACACGCCTTTAAAAACGCCCACGGCCGTAGCCGCTTATCTGGTAGACCGCTGCAATGAGTATGAGGCCAAAATAGAAACCATCTTCCTACAGATCAAAGACGCAGCCACGGCATTGGCCGTGGTAGAAGAACGAAGAATTACCCAACTCACCAACCAATTGCAGCAGCGCACCAACGGCTTCCTGCAGACGCGCCAGTTCCAGTTGGAGTGCCAGACCCGCACGCTCTCAGACAAACCCAAGAACTACCTCACTCAGGAACAGCGCCACGTTATGTGCGAAGAACTGCGCCTCACCCATTCTGTGGAGCAACTTTTAAGGGCCAAAGAAGCGAAACAACACCAGTACCTGCAAACCCTGGAGCATGAGAGCACGCAAAAGGTAACGGCTGGCCAGCGCAAACTCACCCACATAGAGCACTGCGTGCAGCACGGTTCAGAACTTCGGCTTCAGAAAGCCAAATTGGCGTTCCAGAAAAACCAGCAGCGGTTGCTTTACGGCGCCAAAGACCATCTGCAAACCAAAAGCCACCAGCTGCAGATCGTGGCCATGGACATCCGGTCCCATGACCCCGAGGTGATGCTGATGCGCGGCTACACCCTTACCTACGTCAACGGAAAGCTGCTGCGCTCCATAGAGCAACTCTCTCCCGGCGACGAACTCAAAACCCGACTGCTCGTGGGCTCCCTCACCAGCACCGTCACCAACATTCAAGAACCAGACCTGTTTAATTAA